A part of Ziziphus jujuba cultivar Dongzao chromosome 8, ASM3175591v1 genomic DNA contains:
- the LOC107414515 gene encoding probable CoA ligase CCL9 isoform X1, translating into MEGLTLTGLLSRVAGEYPTRRALSVSGKFDLTYARLQELVEYAASRLVASGVTPNDVVSLVFPNTVEFVIMFLAVIRARAVAAPLNSAYTSDEFQFYLSDSEAKLLLTSKEGNDSAQAAASKLNIPHATAAVSHSNSELVLSLTQSVSGPTSISELTNEPSDVSLFLHTSGTTSRPKGVPLTQLNLASSVQNIKSVYKLTESDSTVIVLPLFHVHGLLAGLLSSLGAGASMTLPAAGRFSASTFWSDMLKYNATWYTAVPTIHQIILDRHLSAPEPVYPKLRFIRSCSASLAPVILGRLEEAFGAPVLEAYAMTEATHLMASNPLPEDGPHKPGSVGRAVGQEMTILDENGAIQDANASGEVCIRGPNVTKGYKSNPEANKAAFRFGWFHTGDLGYFDSDGYLHLVGRIKELINRGGEKISPIEVDAVLLTHPDIAQAVAFGVPDDKYGEEINCAIIPREGSNLNEEEVLRFCKKNLAAFKVPKRVFITDSLPKTATGKIQRRIVAEHFLAQISTAKVPKFGA; encoded by the exons ATGGAGGGTCTCACACTAACCGGATTGTTGAGCAGAGTCGCCGGTGAGTATCCTACCCGCAGAGCTCTCTCAGTTTCTGGGAAGTTCGATTTGACTTACGCAAGGCTACAAGAACTAGTCGAGTATGCCGCTTCTCGGCTTGTGGCTTCTGGTGTCACCCCTAACGATGTCGTTTCGCTCGTCTTCCCCAACACAGTCGag TTTGTGATAATGTTTTTGGCTGTAATCCGAGCACGAGCCGTGGCTGCGCCGCTCAACTCAGCCTACACGTCGGATGAGTTCCAGTTTTACCTATCCGACTCGGAAGCTAAGCTATTATTAACCTCGAAAGAAGGAAACGACTCGGCTCAAGCTGCGGCTTCCAAGCTCAACATCCCACACGCCACCGCCGCGGTCTCCCATTCCAATTCCGAACTCGTTCTTTCTCTTACTCAGTCCGTTTCGGGTCCCACCTCCATCTCCGAACTCACCAACGAGCCATCCGACGTGTCGCTCTTCCTCCACACGTCTGGCACCACGAGCCGGCCCAAAGGCGTGCCGCTGACTCAGCTCAACTTAGCCTCTTCAGTGCAGAATATAAAGTCCGTGTACAAGCTCACTGAGTCAGACTCAACCGTCATAGTCCTTCCACTCTTTCACGTCCATGGTTTGTTAGCCGGGTTACTGAGTTCACTCGGTGCCGGAGCCTCCATGACTCTCCCAGCAGCGGGCCGATTCTCGGCTTCCACATTTTGGTCAGACATGCTCAAATACAACGCCACGTGGTACACCGCGGTTCCCACCATACACCAAATCATATTGGATCGCCACCTTAGTGCCCCGGAACCCGTTTACCCGAAGCTCCGATTCATCCGAAGCTGTAGTGCTTCGCTAGCACCGGTTATACTGGGTCGGCTAGAGGAGGCGTTCGGGGCACCGGTTTTGGAGGCTTATGCCATGACGGAGGCGACCCACCTAATGGCGTCGAATCCGTTACCGGAGGATGGCCCGCATAAACCCGGATCAGTTGGGAGAGCCGTGGGTCAGGAAATGACAATATTAGATGAAAATGGAGCAATACAGGATGCTAATGCGAGTGGTGAGGTGTGCATAAGGGGTCCCAATGTGACCAAAGGATATAAAAGCAACCCAGAGGCCAACAAAGCTGCTTTTAGGTTCGGGTGGTTCCACACTGGTGATCTCGGGTATTTTGATTCGGATGGGTATTTGCATCTTGTGGGTCGGATCAAAGAGCTTATCAACCGTGGAG GGGAAAAGATATCGCCCATTGAAGTAGATGCTGTACTTTTGACTCATCCAGACATTGCACAAGCGGTCGCTTTTGGAGTCCCAGATGACAAATATGGGGAAGAG ATTAATTGTGCAATTATTCCAAGAGAAGGATCAAATCTCAATGAGGAGGAAGTGCTGAGGTTCTGCAAGAAGAATCTTGCAGCATTCAAGGTTCCTAAGAGAGTTTTCATCACAGATTCTCTCCCGAAAACCGCTACTGGGAAGATCCAACGGCGAATAGTAGCTGAGCATTTTCTTGCTCAAATATCAACCGCGAAAGTGCCTAAGTTTGGGGCATAG
- the LOC107414515 gene encoding oxalate--CoA ligase isoform X2: MEGLTLTGLLSRVAGEYPTRRALSVSGKFDLTYARLQELVEYAASRLVASGVTPNDVVSLVFPNTVEFVIMFLAVIRARAVAAPLNSAYTSDEFQFYLSDSEAKLLLTSKEGNDSAQAAASKLNIPHATAAVSHSNSELVLSLTQSVSGPTSISELTNEPSDVSLFLHTSGTTSRPKGVPLTQLNLASSVQNIKSVYKLTESDSTVIVLPLFHVHGLLAGLLSSLGAGASMTLPAAGRFSASTFWSDMLKYNATWYTAVPTIHQIILDRHLSAPEPVYPKLRFIRSCSASLAPVILGRLEEAFGAPVLEAYAMTEATHLMASNPLPEDGPHKPGSVGRAVGQEMTILDENGAIQDANASGEVCIRGPNVTKGYKSNPEANKAAFRFGWFHTGDLGYFDSDGYLHLVGRIKELINRGGEKISPIEVDAVLLTHPDIAQAVAFGVPDDKYGEEALFGVAAPQVMVALTRNY; encoded by the exons ATGGAGGGTCTCACACTAACCGGATTGTTGAGCAGAGTCGCCGGTGAGTATCCTACCCGCAGAGCTCTCTCAGTTTCTGGGAAGTTCGATTTGACTTACGCAAGGCTACAAGAACTAGTCGAGTATGCCGCTTCTCGGCTTGTGGCTTCTGGTGTCACCCCTAACGATGTCGTTTCGCTCGTCTTCCCCAACACAGTCGag TTTGTGATAATGTTTTTGGCTGTAATCCGAGCACGAGCCGTGGCTGCGCCGCTCAACTCAGCCTACACGTCGGATGAGTTCCAGTTTTACCTATCCGACTCGGAAGCTAAGCTATTATTAACCTCGAAAGAAGGAAACGACTCGGCTCAAGCTGCGGCTTCCAAGCTCAACATCCCACACGCCACCGCCGCGGTCTCCCATTCCAATTCCGAACTCGTTCTTTCTCTTACTCAGTCCGTTTCGGGTCCCACCTCCATCTCCGAACTCACCAACGAGCCATCCGACGTGTCGCTCTTCCTCCACACGTCTGGCACCACGAGCCGGCCCAAAGGCGTGCCGCTGACTCAGCTCAACTTAGCCTCTTCAGTGCAGAATATAAAGTCCGTGTACAAGCTCACTGAGTCAGACTCAACCGTCATAGTCCTTCCACTCTTTCACGTCCATGGTTTGTTAGCCGGGTTACTGAGTTCACTCGGTGCCGGAGCCTCCATGACTCTCCCAGCAGCGGGCCGATTCTCGGCTTCCACATTTTGGTCAGACATGCTCAAATACAACGCCACGTGGTACACCGCGGTTCCCACCATACACCAAATCATATTGGATCGCCACCTTAGTGCCCCGGAACCCGTTTACCCGAAGCTCCGATTCATCCGAAGCTGTAGTGCTTCGCTAGCACCGGTTATACTGGGTCGGCTAGAGGAGGCGTTCGGGGCACCGGTTTTGGAGGCTTATGCCATGACGGAGGCGACCCACCTAATGGCGTCGAATCCGTTACCGGAGGATGGCCCGCATAAACCCGGATCAGTTGGGAGAGCCGTGGGTCAGGAAATGACAATATTAGATGAAAATGGAGCAATACAGGATGCTAATGCGAGTGGTGAGGTGTGCATAAGGGGTCCCAATGTGACCAAAGGATATAAAAGCAACCCAGAGGCCAACAAAGCTGCTTTTAGGTTCGGGTGGTTCCACACTGGTGATCTCGGGTATTTTGATTCGGATGGGTATTTGCATCTTGTGGGTCGGATCAAAGAGCTTATCAACCGTGGAG GGGAAAAGATATCGCCCATTGAAGTAGATGCTGTACTTTTGACTCATCCAGACATTGCACAAGCGGTCGCTTTTGGAGTCCCAGATGACAAATATGGGGAAGAG GCACTGTTTGGTGTTGCGGCCCCACAAGTGATGGTAGCACTTACCAGAAACTattaa
- the LOC125421387 gene encoding uncharacterized protein LOC125421387: MASKFVFITLAVAALALSLCVQGTLGGTTCEQLDQDTCAFAVSSSGKRCVLEKHVKRSGQEVYSCRTSDIEADNKLNDWIETEQCIKACGLDRKTFGISTDSLLESTFTQKLCSPQCYDNCPNIVDLHFNLAAGEGVFLPKLCEAQGSNARRQMAELRSSGLVAPGPAKHGVKLAAAPIVSAEPPFSI; encoded by the exons ATGGCTTCTAAATTTGTCTTCATAACCCTTGCAGTGGCAGCTCTTGCACTTTCTCTATGTGTGCAAGGAACGCTAG gaggaacaACATGCGAGCAACTGGACCAAGATACATGTGCATTCGCGGTGTCGTCATCGGGAAAACGGTGCGTTTTGGAGAAGCACGTGAAGAGGAGCGGACAGGAAGTGTATTCGTGCCGTACATCGGACATCGAGGCGGACAACAAACTCAATGATTGGATCGAGACGGAGCAGTGCATCAAAGCGTGTGGTCTCGACCGCAAAACGTTCGGCATCTCGACCGACTCTCTCCTCGAATCCACTTTCACTCAGAAACTCTGCTCCCCACAGTGCTATGACAACTGCCCCAACATCGTTGACCTCCATTTCAATCTCGCCGCTGGTGAAG GTGTATTTCTTCCAAAACTATGTGAAGCACAAGGATCGAATGCTCGTAGGCAAATGGCTGAGTTGCGTAGCTCTGGTCTGGTTGCACCAGGACCAGCGAAGCATGGTGTGAAACTTGCTGCTGCACCGATTGTCAGCGCTGAGCCACCTTTCTCAATTTAA